Genomic window (Arthrobacter sp. StoSoilA2):
GTGGTATTCATATGATTATGGGGCGGCATTGGCGTAGGCGACGGTGGCATTTCGAGCTGCGTTTGCCCTCATACCACTTACCGACGCTTCCACAGGAATTTCCCCAATACGTTCTCCTGGCACTGCTGGCAGTTGCCGCCGCCAGCGTCAGCGCTTGGGCACTGATCCGAAGTTCTTGAGGTGCAATTGAAAAACACACTCCCCTGGCGCGTAGCTCTAGTCGCATATTTGGGGAGCCTGGGTGTTATCGGTTTTTGGCCTACTCCAGTGGACCAACCCATCCAAGGAACACTCGCAACCGTGCTGAATTTCCTGCACCGGCACGGCGTACCGCCTTGGTTCGACTATCATGTAGTGGAATCCTCGGCAAACGTAGCCATGTTCATTCCGCTCGGATTTTTTGCAGCTATGGCCTTCCCAACACGAGGTTGGTGGGTCATCACTGGGCTCGGAATCTTGGTCTCTACGTGTATGGAGCTTGGGCAATTACTGTTCA
Coding sequences:
- a CDS encoding VanZ family protein, whose product is MQLKNTLPWRVALVAYLGSLGVIGFWPTPVDQPIQGTLATVLNFLHRHGVPPWFDYHVVESSANVAMFIPLGFFAAMAFPTRGWWVITGLGILVSTCMELGQLLFITARFSSVVDVVMNTLGTVIGIAVARLIAGRRQLKFA